From Mytilus edulis chromosome 9, xbMytEdul2.2, whole genome shotgun sequence, the proteins below share one genomic window:
- the LOC139490132 gene encoding uncharacterized protein: MIYKSFKQKSTHFYQLDNHILEQVQTNPYLGLNISDDLKWTSHIGKTTSKASCTLGFLRRNLRQCPQECKKLAYLAMVRSVLEYGAVIWDPFTIREIEKIESIQKRGARFILHDYKSRDTGCVTNMLSKLKLPPLQERRKHQRLTMFYKVVEGLVPAIDPTDYLQKTRNKR; encoded by the coding sequence atgatatataagagcttcaaacaaaaatcaacaCACTTCTACCAACTAGACAACCACATACTAGAACAGGTACAAACTAATCCTTACCTAGGTCTTAACATATCTGATGACCTAAAATGGACCAGCCACATAGGGAAAACAACAAGCAAGGCAAGCTGTACACTGGGGTTCCTGAGAAGAAACTTACGCCAGTGCCCCCAAGAGTGCAAAAAACTTGCCTACTTAGCCATGGTTAGATCCGTACTAGAATACGGTGCTGTCATCTGGGACCCATTCACCATCAGGgaaatagaaaaaatagaaaGCATACAGAAAAGAGGAGCACGTTTCATTCTGCACGACTATAAATCCAGAGACACCGGATGCGTCACAAATATGCTTTCTAAGCTAAAACTGCCACCTCTCCAAGAGCGAAGGAAACATCAGAGGCTGACTATGTTCTACAAAGTGGTTGAGGGATTGGTGCCGGCTATTGATCCAACAGATTATCTACAAAAGACAAGAAATAAACGCTAA